Proteins found in one Candidatus Woesearchaeota archaeon genomic segment:
- a CDS encoding NUMOD1 domain-containing DNA-binding protein, translating to MYCTINTINNKIYIGVHKTLNPEKFDGYIGCGIYVTQPHTYNKAKTKFQFAVKKHGVNCFKRSIVAIFNSDFEAYSLEEEIIDRAFLERPDVYNMCLGGINIGEFQKIKVHKYSLNGDFIESFDSLKDAAKSLQVDYTYISYGLRKKVKIKDSL from the coding sequence GTGTATTGTACAATAAATACAATAAATAATAAAATTTATATAGGAGTTCATAAAACTCTAAATCCAGAAAAATTTGATGGATATATAGGATGTGGTATTTATGTAACACAACCACATACTTATAATAAAGCTAAAACTAAATTTCAATTTGCTGTAAAAAAGCATGGAGTTAATTGTTTTAAAAGGTCAATAGTAGCTATTTTTAATAGTGATTTTGAAGCGTACTCTTTAGAAGAAGAGATAATAGACAGGGCATTTTTAGAAAGACCAGATGTCTATAACATGTGTCTAGGAGGAATTAATATAGGTGAATTCCAAAAAATCAAAGTCCATAAATACTCTTTAAATGGAGATTTTATAGAGTCTTTTGATTCTTTAAAAGATGCAGCAAAATCATTACAAGTAGATTATACTTATATAAGTTATGGCCTTAGAAAGAAAGTTAAAATCAAAGACTCTCTTTGA